From a single Desulfurella sp. genomic region:
- the rpsH gene encoding 30S ribosomal protein S8 — protein MNRISDSLSSLKNALSTKKTDVIIYGNSVVKNICEILKKEGYIKNYEIIDPLKTQIKVELKYLDEKRKKPALSEIKIISKPSRRVYVKSNDIKPVVSGLGVGIISTNQGVMTTYQAKKKRLGGELICELF, from the coding sequence ATGAATAGAATTAGTGATTCATTATCAAGTTTAAAAAATGCCTTATCAACAAAAAAAACAGATGTAATAATATACGGAAACAGTGTTGTTAAAAATATCTGCGAAATATTAAAAAAAGAAGGCTACATAAAAAATTATGAGATTATTGATCCTTTAAAAACGCAAATAAAAGTTGAATTAAAATATCTTGATGAAAAGAGAAAGAAACCCGCTTTAAGTGAAATCAAGATTATAAGCAAACCATCAAGAAGGGTATATGTAAAATCAAATGATATTAAGCCGGTGGTAAGCGGTTTGGGTGTTGGTATTATATCGACCAATCAGGGTGTCATGACAACTTATCAGGCAAAAAAGAAAAGATTAGGTGGAGAATTGATTTGTGAGTTGTTTTAG
- the rplN gene encoding 50S ribosomal protein L14 — MIQPYTMLKSADNSGAKKIMCIKVLGGSKRRYAYVGDIIVASVKEAIPNGKVKKGDVVKAVIVRTKKEFRRDDGSYIRFDENAAVIINNQKEPIGTRIFGPVVRELRMKDFMKIISLAPEVL; from the coding sequence ATGATACAACCATATACAATGCTTAAATCAGCAGACAATTCTGGAGCAAAAAAAATAATGTGCATAAAAGTCCTTGGGGGTTCCAAAAGAAGGTATGCTTATGTTGGCGATATTATTGTGGCATCTGTCAAGGAAGCAATACCAAATGGTAAAGTAAAAAAAGGTGATGTAGTTAAAGCTGTAATTGTTAGAACTAAAAAAGAATTTAGAAGGGATGACGGTTCTTATATTAGGTTCGACGAAAATGCCGCTGTTATAATTAATAATCAAAAGGAACCAATCGGAACAAGAATTTTTGGGCCCGTAGTAAGGGAGCTTAGGATGAAAGATTTTATGAAAATTATATCTTTGGCCCCAGAGGTTCTATAA
- the rpsS gene encoding 30S ribosomal protein S19, producing MARSLKKGPFVDEKLLKKANQAKAEGKKTIIKTWSRRSVIIPEFVGLTFGVHNGKKFVPVYVTENMVGYKLGEFSPTRTFKGHKGVVQKKIGK from the coding sequence ATGGCTAGATCACTAAAGAAAGGGCCGTTTGTAGATGAAAAATTGCTTAAAAAAGCAAATCAAGCAAAAGCAGAAGGCAAAAAAACTATAATAAAAACATGGTCAAGAAGAAGTGTAATTATACCTGAATTTGTTGGTTTAACTTTTGGCGTTCATAACGGGAAAAAATTTGTTCCTGTTTATGTTACAGAAAATATGGTAGGTTACAAATTAGGTGAATTTTCACCGACAAGGACTTTTAAAGGTCATAAAGGTGTTGTTCAAAAAAAGATAGGTAAGTAG
- the rplE gene encoding 50S ribosomal protein L5, which produces MKQFNSGGSKLYIPNMKKHYRENVVPYMMQKFSYKNVMQVPKLEKIVINVGMAEGATDIKMLDSALEELAAITGQKGVITRAKKSIANFKLRKGQPIGCKVTLRKDRMYEFLERFISFSLPRIRDFRGVSKKNFDGRGNYTFGVTEQLIFPEINYDKILKIHGMSISFVTTSKSDEEAFELLKAFGMPFAKAS; this is translated from the coding sequence ATGAAACAATTTAATAGCGGAGGTTCAAAGTTGTATATACCTAATATGAAAAAACATTATAGAGAAAACGTCGTACCGTATATGATGCAGAAGTTTTCATATAAGAATGTTATGCAGGTTCCAAAATTGGAAAAAATAGTTATAAATGTTGGTATGGCAGAAGGTGCAACTGATATTAAAATGCTGGATTCAGCCCTTGAAGAGCTTGCTGCCATAACAGGTCAAAAAGGCGTAATTACAAGAGCTAAAAAATCGATTGCTAACTTTAAATTGAGAAAAGGTCAACCGATAGGTTGCAAGGTAACATTAAGAAAAGACAGAATGTATGAATTTTTAGAAAGGTTTATCAGTTTTAGCTTACCAAGAATTAGAGATTTTAGGGGTGTTTCTAAAAAGAATTTTGATGGTCGAGGAAATTATACATTTGGCGTTACAGAGCAGTTAATTTTTCCGGAAATTAATTACGACAAAATATTGAAAATTCATGGGATGAGCATTTCTTTTGTTACTACTTCAAAAAGTGACGAAGAGGCTTTTGAGTTATTAAAAGCTTTCGGTATGCCCTTTGCAAAAGCAAGTTAG
- the rplP gene encoding 50S ribosomal protein L16: MLMPKKTKYRKYQRNRSGVEGLTKRGSDLAFGEYGLKAIGRGELTSNQIEAARVAINRRLKHQGKVWIRIFPDFPLTKKPAETRMGKGKGSIEKWVCIVKPGRILYEIGGVSEELAKSAFELAASKLNIQTKFVKSGEWL, translated from the coding sequence ATGTTAATGCCAAAGAAAACAAAATATAGAAAATACCAGCGCAACAGAAGTGGCGTTGAAGGTTTAACAAAAAGAGGAAGCGATCTTGCATTTGGCGAGTATGGCTTGAAAGCTATTGGAAGAGGCGAACTAACAAGCAATCAAATAGAAGCTGCTAGAGTTGCTATAAACAGAAGACTAAAACATCAAGGTAAGGTTTGGATAAGAATATTTCCAGATTTTCCACTTACTAAGAAACCAGCTGAAACAAGGATGGGTAAAGGAAAGGGTTCAATTGAAAAGTGGGTTTGTATAGTTAAGCCCGGACGGATTTTATATGAAATTGGCGGTGTATCTGAAGAATTGGCAAAAAGTGCTTTTGAGTTAGCTGCTTCCAAATTAAATATACAGACTAAATTTGTAAAAAGCGGAGAGTGGCTATGA
- the rpsQ gene encoding 30S ribosomal protein S17: MSKFVGEGIVVSDKMDKTRVVRVEEYKLHPKIKKYVKKTKKFKVHDELNESKVGDIVQFISCRPISKQKSFRLLKIVQKYSGLGDEI; this comes from the coding sequence ATGAGTAAATTTGTTGGAGAAGGTATTGTAGTTAGTGACAAAATGGATAAAACTAGAGTAGTTAGAGTTGAAGAGTACAAATTGCACCCAAAAATTAAAAAATACGTTAAAAAAACAAAAAAATTCAAAGTTCATGATGAGCTAAATGAGTCAAAAGTTGGCGATATTGTTCAATTTATAAGTTGTAGGCCTATATCAAAACAGAAAAGTTTTAGGTTGCTTAAAATTGTGCAAAAATACTCTGGATTGGGAGATGAAATATGA
- the rplB gene encoding 50S ribosomal protein L2, translating to MGIKYYKPVTNGMRFASVSDFSEITKTEPEKSLTVVLKKKSGRNNKGHITTRFRGRGARRLYRIIDFKRDKRDIEAVVKAIEYDPNRSARIALLSYKDGEKRYILAPVGLNINDKVQAGENVEPKVGNALPLRKIPVGSFVHNIELKINGGGKLARSAGTFAQLMAKEGKYVTLKLPSGEMRYVLADCYATIGQVGNIDHNNINYGKAGRVRHMGRRPHVRGVAMNPIDHPHGGGEGKTGTGGTPVTPWGKPTKGYKTRHNKRTDKFIIKRIN from the coding sequence ATGGGTATAAAGTATTATAAGCCTGTTACAAACGGTATGAGGTTTGCAAGCGTTAGTGACTTTAGCGAAATAACGAAAACTGAACCAGAAAAATCTCTAACCGTAGTTTTAAAAAAGAAATCTGGCAGAAATAATAAAGGCCATATTACCACTAGATTTCGTGGTCGTGGTGCAAGAAGGCTATATAGAATAATTGATTTTAAAAGAGACAAAAGAGACATAGAAGCCGTTGTAAAAGCAATTGAATACGATCCAAACAGAAGCGCAAGAATTGCCTTATTATCTTATAAGGATGGTGAAAAAAGGTATATTTTGGCTCCAGTTGGCTTAAATATCAACGATAAAGTGCAGGCAGGAGAAAATGTTGAACCAAAAGTAGGAAATGCACTTCCATTAAGAAAAATTCCGGTAGGTAGTTTCGTACATAATATAGAGTTAAAAATTAATGGCGGTGGAAAACTTGCAAGAAGTGCCGGTACTTTTGCTCAACTTATGGCTAAAGAAGGCAAATATGTTACATTAAAATTGCCAAGTGGTGAAATGAGGTATGTATTAGCTGATTGTTACGCAACGATTGGTCAGGTTGGAAACATTGATCATAATAATATAAACTATGGTAAAGCTGGAAGAGTTAGACACATGGGTAGAAGACCACATGTCAGGGGTGTAGCTATGAACCCAATTGATCACCCACATGGTGGTGGCGAAGGTAAAACGGGAACGGGTGGAACACCGGTAACACCATGGGGTAAACCAACAAAAGGTTACAAAACCAGACATAATAAACGTACAGACAAATTTATCATTAAAAGAATTAATTAG
- the rplW gene encoding 50S ribosomal protein L23 encodes MDKWDIIKGRVVSEKALMMQELNKYEFYVPVKATKPEIKKTIESIFNVKVEDVNVINYKGKVKVFRGIIGKKNSRKKCVVTLKEGYSINL; translated from the coding sequence ATGGATAAATGGGATATTATTAAAGGGCGTGTGGTTTCAGAAAAAGCGCTTATGATGCAGGAATTAAATAAATATGAGTTTTATGTACCAGTTAAAGCTACAAAACCTGAAATAAAAAAAACAATAGAATCTATTTTTAATGTTAAGGTAGAAGATGTTAATGTTATTAACTATAAGGGAAAAGTCAAAGTTTTTCGCGGTATTATAGGTAAAAAGAATTCACGAAAAAAATGTGTAGTCACTTTAAAAGAAGGCTACAGTATAAATTTATAA
- the rpsC gene encoding 30S ribosomal protein S3, producing the protein MGQKVNPIGLRLGIIKTWSSRWFAKNDFKDKLLEDQKIRKEVKAKLYYAGISNIEIERKMNKLTLNIYAARPGILIGKKGSEVEKIKSFVNDLTKSEVSINIREVNAPETDAQLIAENIALQIEKRTHFRRAMKKAAYLALRKGVQG; encoded by the coding sequence TTGGGTCAAAAGGTTAATCCCATTGGTTTAAGACTTGGGATAATAAAAACATGGTCGTCTAGATGGTTTGCAAAAAATGATTTTAAAGATAAATTACTGGAAGATCAAAAGATACGAAAAGAAGTAAAAGCAAAACTATATTATGCTGGTATTTCTAATATAGAAATTGAAAGAAAAATGAATAAATTAACCCTGAATATATATGCAGCAAGACCTGGCATATTAATTGGAAAAAAAGGATCAGAAGTTGAAAAAATTAAGAGTTTTGTTAATGATTTAACTAAATCTGAAGTTTCAATAAATATTAGAGAAGTTAATGCACCAGAAACAGATGCCCAATTAATAGCAGAGAATATTGCTTTGCAGATTGAAAAAAGGACACATTTTAGAAGAGCCATGAAAAAAGCTGCATATTTGGCTTTAAGAAAAGGCGTTCAGGGAA
- the rpmC gene encoding 50S ribosomal protein L29 — protein sequence MKKNDIAAMDIKTLRETEQKIREELMRLRLKKGFEQLENPKRMKNLRKDLARILTRVKQLEKAL from the coding sequence ATGAAGAAAAATGATATAGCTGCTATGGATATAAAAACTTTAAGAGAAACAGAGCAAAAAATTAGAGAAGAACTTATGCGTTTAAGGTTGAAAAAAGGTTTTGAGCAATTAGAAAATCCCAAAAGAATGAAAAATTTAAGAAAAGACTTAGCGCGTATTTTAACAAGAGTTAAACAATTGGAGAAAGCCTTATGA
- a CDS encoding type Z 30S ribosomal protein S14, with protein sequence MARKAMIEKTKKKPKFKVRSKNRCNICGRSRGYIRDFGICRICFRNLASKGEIPGIIKASW encoded by the coding sequence ATGGCTAGAAAGGCAATGATTGAAAAAACAAAAAAGAAACCAAAATTTAAAGTGAGGTCTAAAAATAGGTGCAATATCTGCGGAAGATCAAGAGGTTATATTAGGGATTTTGGTATTTGTAGAATTTGTTTTAGAAACTTGGCGTCAAAGGGAGAAATTCCTGGTATAATCAAAGCAAGCTGGTAG
- the rplX gene encoding 50S ribosomal protein L24 translates to MANIYSQMKTKLKKGDLVKVIAGKDKGKTGKIISFVPKNNRVIVEGIKIIKKHEKATQTSKGGIIEKEAPIDISNVMLVCPHCNKPTRIASKILDDGTKVRVCKKCNETI, encoded by the coding sequence ATGGCTAATATATACTCACAGATGAAAACAAAACTTAAAAAAGGTGATTTAGTTAAGGTTATAGCTGGAAAAGACAAAGGAAAAACAGGAAAAATTATATCTTTTGTGCCAAAGAATAACAGAGTGATAGTTGAGGGTATAAAGATAATTAAAAAACACGAGAAAGCTACACAAACATCAAAAGGTGGTATAATAGAAAAAGAAGCACCAATTGATATATCAAATGTAATGCTTGTATGCCCACATTGCAATAAACCTACGCGGATTGCAAGTAAAATTTTAGATGATGGAACAAAAGTAAGAGTTTGCAAAAAATGCAATGAAACAATTTAA
- the rplV gene encoding 50S ribosomal protein L22, which produces MEHTVKLSRARISPIKVRQVVGLIKGKKANEAISILKLIPKKSALILSKLVESAVAGCLEKGEDPNKFYIKTVCADDGIRLKRYRPMAMGRAGRILKRTTNIKLVLAKEVEFGSKG; this is translated from the coding sequence GTGGAACACACAGTTAAATTATCAAGAGCAAGAATCTCGCCTATAAAAGTGAGGCAGGTTGTTGGTTTAATAAAAGGCAAAAAAGCAAATGAAGCTATATCTATATTAAAACTTATACCTAAAAAAAGTGCTTTGATACTTTCAAAATTAGTTGAATCCGCTGTTGCAGGATGTTTAGAAAAAGGTGAAGATCCTAATAAATTTTATATCAAAACAGTGTGTGCTGATGATGGAATAAGGCTTAAAAGGTACAGACCAATGGCTATGGGTCGCGCAGGTAGAATACTGAAAAGAACCACAAACATAAAACTCGTGTTGGCAAAGGAGGTGGAATTTGGGTCAAAAGGTTAA